One region of Fragaria vesca subsp. vesca linkage group LG4, FraVesHawaii_1.0, whole genome shotgun sequence genomic DNA includes:
- the LOC101296765 gene encoding regulator of nonsense transcripts 2-like — MSVNTNSEMDHNEEESGGGAGAEPHGKQDDEEAVARLEEMKKSIESKMALRQSNLNPERPDSGFLRTLDSSIKRNTAVIKKLKQINEEQREGLMDDLRSVNLSKFVSEAVTAICDAKLRSSDIQAAVQICSLLHQRYKDFSPTLVQGLLKVFFPGKSGDDPDADRSLRAMKKRSTLKLLLELFFVGVIEDGGIFVNVIKDLTSGDHLKDRETTQTNLTLLASFARQGRMFLGLPLSGPEIYEEFFKGLNITPDQKKFFKKAFQTYYEAAAELLQSEHNSLRQMEHENARIINAKGELSDDSASSYEKLRKSYDHLYRNVSTLAEALDMQPPVMPEDGHTTRVTSGEDASSPAAGKDSSALEAIWDDEDTRAFYECLPDLRAFVPAVLLGEAESKVNEQSAKTQEQPTEPAAESDQNQQATEEAAEPSAEVGALQEGKIREKGKDKEEKEKEKDKSKDADKEKGDRKGENEKEKLKSIEGTNLDALLQRLPGCVSRDLIDQLTVEFCYLNSKANRKKLVRAVFNVPRTSLELLPYYSRMVATLSTCMKDVSSMLLAMLEEEFNFLINKKDQMNIETKIRNIRFIGELCKFRIAPAGLVFSCLKACLDDFSHHNIDVACNLLETCGRFLYRSPETTVRMANMLEILMRLKNVKNLDPRHSTLVENAYYLCKPPERSARVAKVRPPLHQYIRKLLFSDLDKSTLEHVLRQLRKLPWGECEPYLLKCFLKVHKGKYGQIHLIASLTAGLSRYHDEFAVSVVDEVLEEIRLGLELNEYGMQQRRIAHMRFLGELYNYEHVDSSVIFETLYLILIFGHGTTEQDALDPPEDCFRMRMVITLLETCGHYFDRGSSKRKLDRFLIHFQRYILSKGVLPLDVEFDLQDLFAELRPNMTRYSSLEEVNAALVELEEHERTVSTDKANNEKHSDTEKSSRRTTPNKTTVNGQSVVNGTEENGVVHEDHRDSDSDSGSGTVDPDRHEEELDEENHDDGSESEDDDDDGGGPASDEDDEVHVRQKVAEVDPQEEADFELDLKAVMQESMEQRRQELRGRPTLNMMIPMNLFEGSIKDHHGRVGGDSGDDGDEESGGSKEVQVKVLVKRGNKQQTKQMSIPRDCSLVQSTKQKEAAELEEKQDIKRLVLEYNDREEEELNGLGNQTLNYAQSGGNRFGGRGGTWEGTSGRGGPRRYHSSYSGAGVYYSRRK; from the exons ATGTCAGTGAATACGAATAGTGAGATGGATCACAATGAGGAGGAATCCGGTGGTGGCGCCGGAGCTGAGCCTCATGGGAAGCAAGATGATGAG GAAGCTGTTGCTCGGCTTGAGGAAATGAAGAAATCAATCGAGTCGAAGATGGCTCTTCGTCAAAGCAATTTGAACCCTGAGAGGCCTG ACTCGGGATTTCTGAGGACATTGGATTCCAGTATTAAACGCAACACAGCAGTTATTAAAAAACTAAAGCAGATAAATGAGGAGCAGCGAGAAGGGCTGATGGACGACTTGAGGAGTGTCAATCTTAGCAAATTTGTTAGTGAAGCTGTTACTGCGATTTGTGATGCCAAACTTAGATCGTCCGACATACAAGCAGCAGTTCAA ATCTGCTCTCTGCTTCATCAAAGATACAAAGATTTCTCCCCAACCCTTGTTCAAGGTCTTTTGAAGGTGTTCTTTCCTGGAAAGTCTGGGGATGACCCAGATGCAGATAGGAGCCTGAGGGCCATGAAGAAGCGTAGCACTTTGAAACTCCTTTTGGAACTTTTCTTTGTTGGAGTTATAGAAGACGGTGGTATTTTTGTGAATGTTATCAAAGACCTTACCAGTGGAGATCACTTAAAGGACCGGGAAACTACTCAGACAAATTTGACTCTTCTTGCTAGTTTTGCTCGGCAGGGAAGAATGTTTCTTGGTCTTCCACTCTCTGGGCCAGAAATATATGAAGAG TTTTTTAAGGGCCTTAATATCACACCGGATCAAAAGAAGTTCTTTAAGAAGGCATTTCAAACTTATTATGAAGCTGCAGCAGAACTTCTTCAATCTGAGCATAAT TCACTTCGCCAAATGGAGCATGAAAATGCAAGAATCATTAACGCTAAAGGAGAGCTCAGTGATGATAGTGCTTCTTCATATGAAAAGTTGCGGAAATCTTATGACCATTTGTACCGCAATGTCTCAAC TTTAGCAGAAGCACTTGATATGCAGCCTCCAGTAATGCCAGAGGATGGTCACACAACTAGGGTTACTAGCGGAGAGGATGCTTCATCTCCAGCTGCTGGAAAGGATTCTTCTGCACTTGAAGCCATATGGGACGATGAAGATACTAGGGCTTTCTATGAATGTTTGCCAGATCTTAG AGCATTTGTTCCAGCTGTGTTACTTGGAGAAGCAGAGTCAAAAGTCAATGAGCAATCTGCAAAGACCCAAGAGCAACCAACT GAACCTGCGGCTGAATCAGATCAGAATCAACAGGCTACAGAAGAGGCTGCAGAACCTTCTGCAGAAGTTGGTGCTTTACAGGAAGGAAAAATCAGAGAGAAAGGAAAGGATAAGGAAGAAAAAGAAAAAGAAAAAGACAAGAGTAAAGATGCTGACAAAGAGAAAGGTGACAGGAAGGGAGAAAATGAGAAGGAGAAACTAAAAAGTATTGAAGGCACGAATTTGGACGCTTTACTACAAAGGCTCCCAGGTTGTGTGAGCCGTGATCTCATCGACCAATTAACT GTGGAGTTTTGTTATCTAAATTCTAAAGCAAATCGGAAAAAGCTTGTGAGGGCAGTGTTTAATGTCCCCAGGACATCATTGGAGCTACTGCCGTATTACTCACGCATGGTCGCCACTCTGTCAACTTGTATGAAGGATGTATCATCCATGCTCCTGGCTATGTTGGAGGAGGAGTTCAATTTCTTAATTAATAAGAAG GATCAAATGAATATTGAAACAAAGATTAGGAATATTAGATTTATTGGAGAGCTTTGCAAGTTCAGAATTGCGCCAGCTGGCCTTGTGTTTAGTTGTTTGAAG GCTTGTCTGGATGATTTCTCTCATCATAATATTGATGTTGCTTGCAATCTTCTTGAGACCTGTGGGCGTTTTCTGTATCGGTCTCCTGAAACTACTGTGAGGATGGCTAACATGTTGGAAATATTAATGCGCTTAAAGAATGTAAAAAATTTGGATCCTCGGCACAGCACTCTTGTTGAAAATGCTTACTACCTGTGCAAACCGCCTGAGAGATCTGCACGAGTTGCTAAAGTCCGTCCTCCATTGCATCAG TATATAAGAAAGTTGCTATTCTCAGATCTGGATAAATCCACCCTTGAGCATGTGCTGAGGCAACTGCGTAAACTACCATGGGGTGAATGTGAGCCATATCTTTTGAAATGCTTTTTGAAGGTTCACAAAGGGAAGTATGGTCAGATCCATTTGATTGCTTCTCTCACTGCTGGCCTGAGTCGCTATCATGATGAATTTGCTGTTTCTGTTGTTGACGAG GTTTTAGAGGAGATCAGACTTGGCCTAGAGTTAAATGAGTATGGAATGCAGCAAAGACGAATTGCCCATATGCGATTCCTAGGAGAGCTCTACAACTATGAACATGTTGATTCTTCTGTTATATTTGAGACTCTATACTTGATTCTCATATTTGGCCATGGCACAACAGAG CAAGACGCACTAGATCCACCAGAAGATTGTTTCCGCATGAGGATGGTTATTACTCTTCTTGAAACTTGTGGACATTACTTTGACCGAGGCTCTTCTAAGAGGAAACTTGATCGCTTCTTGATTCACTTCCAGAGATATATACTAAGCAAAGGTGTACTACCACTAGATGTTGAGTTTGACTTACAG GACTTATTTGCAGAATTGCGTCCCAACATGACTCGATACTCATCCCTTGAAGAAGTTAATGCGGCTCTAGTAGAACTTGAGGAACATGAGCGTACTGTCTCTACTGACAAGGCAAATAATGAGAAGCACTCGGACACTGAAAAGTCTTCAAGGAGAACTACCCCCAATAAAACGACAGTGAATGGACAGAGTGTTGTGAATGGTACAGAGGAAAATGGTGTGGTCCATGAAGACCATAGAGATAGTGACAGTGATTCAGGAAGTGGCACTGTTGATCCAGACAGGCATGAAGAAGAATTGGATGAAGAGAATCATGATGATGGATCAGAGAGTGAGGACGACGATGATGATGGGGGTGGACCTGCTTCCGATGAGGACGATGAAGTCCATGTGAGACAGAAGGTTGCAGAGGTAGATCCTCAGGAAGAAGCAGATTTTGAGCTGGATCTCAAGGCTGTAATGCAG GAAAGCATGGAACAACGAAGGCAAGAGCTGCGAGGTCGGCCTACTTTGAATATGATGATACCGATGAACTTGTTTGAGGGGTCCATCAAGGATCATCATGGACGTGTCGGAGGGGACAGTGGTGATGATGGGGATGAAGAGTCTGGAGGAAGCAAGGAGGTCCAAGTCAAAGTTCTTGTGAAGCGCGGTAACAAGCAACAGACAAAGCAGATGTCCATCCCTCGGGATTGCTCACTTGTACAGAGCACGAAACAGAAAGAAGCAGCAGAGCTTGAAGAGAAACAAGACATCAAGAGGCTGGTCTTGGAATATAATGATAGAGAAGAGGAGGAACTTAATGGATTAGGGAACCAAACTTTGAACTATGCGCAGAGTGGGGGCAATAGATTTGGCGGTCGTGGCGGCACCTGGGAAGGAACTAGTGGCAGAGGTGGACCACGTCGATATCATAGTAGCTATTCTGGAGCCGGAGTTTATTACAGCAGGAGAAAGTGA
- the LOC101315138 gene encoding pre-mRNA-splicing factor ISY1 homolog — MARNEEKAQSMLNRFITLKNEEKKKPRERRPFLASECRDLAEASKWRQQIMGEIGRKVAEIQNEGLGEHRLRDLNDEINKLIREKSHWERRIVELGGPNYAKHAPKMTDLDGNIVDVPNPSGRGAGYRYFGAAKKLPGVRELFEKPPELRKRRTRYDIYKRIDASYYGYRDDEDGVLEKLEVVAEEKMRAEAVAEWWRLEEIRREAKRAVKSGEVVTVAKAKEILVEEEEEVVEEERQRERELLKEKSEKEMEFVAHVPLPDDKEIEKMVLEKKKKDLLSRYVSEELLQGQTEAKQMLNIKR; from the coding sequence ATGGCTCGTAACGAAGAGAAAGCGCAGTCGATGCTGAATCGCTTCATCACCCTGAAGAACGAAGAGAAGAAGAAGCCCCGCGAGCGCCGCCCTTTCCTCGCCTCCGAATGCCGCGACCTCGCCGAGGCCTCCAAGTGGCGCCAGCAGATCATGGGAGAGATCGGCCGCAAAGTCGCCGAGATCCAAAACGAAGGCCTCGGCGAGCACCGCCTCCGCGACCTCAACGACGAGATCAACAAGCTCATAAGGGAGAAGTCTCACTGGGAGCGCCGCATCGTCGAGCTCGGCGGCCCTAATTACGCCAAGCACGCCCCGAAGATGACCGATCTCGACGGCAACATCGTCGACGTTCCAAACCCTAGCGGCCGCGGCGCTGGTTATCGGTACTTTGGTGCGGCGAAGAAGCTTCCCGGTGTGAGGGAGCTTTTCGAGAAGCCGCCGGAGCTGAGGAAGCGGCGGACGAGGTATGATATATACAAGAGGATTGATGCGAGCTATTATGGATATAGGGACGATGAGGATGGGGTTTTGGAGAAGCTGGAGGTTGTGGCGGAGGAGAAGATGAGGGCCGAGGCGGTGGCGGAGTGGTGGAGGTTGGAGGAGATTAGGAGAGAGGCCAAGAGAGCGGTGAAGAGTGGCGAAGTGGTGACGGTGGCGAAGGCTAAGGAGATTCTGGTGGAGGAGGAGGAGGAGGTGGTGGAGGAAGAGAGGCAGAGAGAGAGGGAGTTGTTGAAAGAGAAGAGTGAGAAAGAGATGGAGTTTGTGGCTCACGTGCCGCTGCCCGACGATAAGGAGATTGAGAAGATGGTGCTTGAGAAGAAGAAGAAGGACTTGCTGAGTAGGTATGTCAGTGAGGAACTGCTGCAGGGCCAGACTGAGGCTAAGCAGATGCTTAACATTAAGCGGTAG
- the LOC101311474 gene encoding 60S acidic ribosomal protein P2B-like, which translates to MKVIAAYMLAVLGGNTSPTADDVKKILGSVGAEADNDRIELLLSQMKGKDINEVVASGREKLASVVPSGGAVAGVAPAASNAGAADTASAEQKKEEKVEDEEEEDGDLGDIFGEGGLFGSDD; encoded by the coding sequence ATGAAGGTGATTGCTGCTTATATGCTGGCTGTTCTGGGAGGGAACACCAGTCCCACTGCTGATGATGTGAAGAAGATTCTCGGGTCTGTCGGAGCCGAAGCCGATAATGATAGGATCGAGTTGCTGTTGTCGCAAATGAAAGGTAAAGATATCAACGAGGTAGTTGCCTCCGGGAGAGAGAAGTTGGCATCTGTTGTTCCTTCTGGCGGCGCAGTTGCTGGTGTCGCACCCGCAGCCAGTAACGCAGGTGCTGCTGATACTGCTTCAGCCGAGCAGAAGAAGGAAGAGAAGGTTGAAGATGAAGAGGAAGAGGATGGAGATCTTGGTGATATCTTTGGCGAAGGTGGTCTCTTTGGCTCCGACGATTGA